The proteins below are encoded in one region of Drosophila santomea strain STO CAGO 1482 chromosome 3R, Prin_Dsan_1.1, whole genome shotgun sequence:
- the LOC120451863 gene encoding uncharacterized protein LOC120451863, giving the protein MGLRNSKHKQSYEVKTSQPAPKPQVNSEPPAPPTKSEPAVDHSNLGPKWLNETQFEELLTATVDQFSKIVGFRVKPAMAPGENYATLMLRIHIDVELTDKSTKLVSFMMKVPHDTPQMEKMMAMVNFFTSENAAYIDILPKMEELYKAKGLDIKFAPRAFKLDATKEPKLANTVLMHDLGQNGFKNINRLECLNLEQTKFALTKLAQFHAAGATMVQVHGPYPDIFLYGMMGNNKEAIIAFLEGMLGSFRTSFLANLDKFKNGEAYREKLVKALDGLTMEFMKLGVIDPNEFNALNHGDCWMNNLLFKMDAKGALEDMVFVDFQNPKYCTPAMDLIYLIMTSVQIEYKLDYFDFFIRHYHEQLVKHLDILGFTGHKPSLRELHRTISKYGGWMLFPTISVLPVVLLDPTQSATFDNFMSDSEAGVGFRNGLYANKRYQGYIERILPWLHNRGFLEASTDPIPIELLALQTSQQTPQQTSQQTPQQPQTENTDQILDWLTVSDFKDIISSTEPNFEKILSGTSKSATKPGDNFASKLLKVEIEAQLKDNSVKTFSYMLKVHTANDGINFSDFNLFPKEIEVYSTYVPAFEGLYKDVGLPVTFSAKSFRLTKDVSEEYLILENLQSSGFKMADRLIGMDLEHTKCTLKKLAQWHAASLKYKELHGPYPSKYNNGIFTEQTAPVFKGIFAHTKKSFMAEVAKFDGVDEYLHKLPEFLDTHVDRVIEDAKIDEQEFNVLNHGDAWINNIMFQHDSDGRVKETFLLDHQITKYGNPAQDLYYFIMSSTQLDIKVDQFDYLIRWYHQNLQEHAKLLNYNGFVPSLKELHAILIQHPIFAAETLLTTLSMCLNKTTDDFTTDSFLGDDKSAESVRAAIFSNERYRANIERVMPWLNRRGLLD; this is encoded by the exons ATGGGTTTGCGAAATTCCAAGCATAAGCAGAGCTATGAAGTGAAAACTTCTCAACCAGCACCAAAGCCGCAGGTGAACTCTGAACCCCCAGCTCCACCCACCAAGTCTGAGCCAGCGGTTGATCACAGCAATTTGGGGCCCAAGTGGCTGAATGAAACGCAATTTGAGGAACTACTCACCGCCACTGTGGATCAGTTCTCCAAGATAGTGGGCTTCCGGGTGAAGCCCGCCATGGCCCCTGGAGAGAACTATGCCACACTTATGCTGAGAATCCACATAGATGTGGAGCTAACCG ACAAGAGCACCAAGCTGGTCTCCTTCATGATGAAAGTGCCCCACGATACGCCGCAAATGGAAAAGATGATGGCCATGGTCAACTTCTTTACCAGCGAGAACGCGGCCTACATCGATATTCTACCGAAAATGGAGGAGCTCTACAAGGCCAAGGGTCTGGACATCAAGTTTGCTCCAAGGGCATTCAAACTGGACGCCACCAAGGAGCCCAAGCTGGCTAACACGGTGCTGATGCACGATCTCGGCCAGAATGGGTTCAAAAACATAAATCGTCTGGAGTGCCTCAACTTGGAGCAAACCAAGTTCGCATTGACCAAACTGGCTCAGTTCCATGCAGCAGGAGCGACGATGGTCCAGGTGCATGGACCCTATCccgatatatttttatacgGCATGATGGGAAATAACAAAGAAGCTATCATTGCGTTTTTGGAAGGCATGTTGGGATCCTTTAGAACGTCGTTCCTGGCCAATCTGGATAAGTTCAAGAACGGAGAAGCCTATCGGGAGAAGCTT GTAAAAGCCCTCGATGGCCTCACCATGGAGTTCATGAAACTGGGTGTCATTGATCCCAACGAGTTCAATGCGCTGAACCATGGCGATTGCTGGATGAATAATCTCCTCTTTAAGATGGACGCCAAGGGGGCTTTGGAGGATATGGTCTTTGTCGATTTCCAGAACCCCAAATACTGCACTCCCGCCATGGATCTGATCTACCTCATCATGACCTCGGTGCAAATTGAGTATAAGCTGGACTACTTCGACTTCTTCATCAGGCATTACCACGAGCAGCTGGTCAAGCACTTGGACATTTTGGGATTCACTGGCCACAAACCCTCGCTAAGGGAATTGCACCGTACGATAAGCAAGTACGGTGGTTGGATGCTATTCCCAACCATCTCGGTGTTGCCAGTGGTTCTCTTGGATCCCACCCAGTCGGCCACATTCGATAATTTTATGTCGGACTCTGAAGCTGGGGTCGGTTTCAGGAATGGTTTGTACGCCAACAAGCGCTATCAAGGATACATCGAACGCATTCTGCCTTGGTTGCATAATAGAGGTTTTCTGGAAGCCAG CACGGACCCAATTCCAATCGAACTGCTGGCACTACAGACATCACAGCAGACACCACAGCAGACATCACAGCAGACACCTCAGCAGCCACAGACGGAGAATACGGATCAGATCCTGGACTGGCTTACTGTTAGCGATTTCAAGGACATCATTTCTTCCACGGAACCAAATTTCGAGAAGATTTTAAGCGGCACTTCCAAGTCGGCGACGAAGCCGGGCGACAACTTTGCTTCCAAGCTGCTGAAGGTCGAGATCGAGGCGCAGCTAAAAG ACAACAGCGTTAAGACCTTCTCGTACATGCTGAAAGTGCACACCGCCAATGACGGGATCAACTTTTCCGATTTTAACCTGTTCCCAAAAGAGATCGAGGTCTACAGCACATATGTGCCCGCCTTTGAGGGTCTCTACAAGGATGTTGGCCTGCCAGTCACATTTAGTGCCAAGTCCTTTCGACTCACCAAGGATGTCAGCGAGGAGTATCTGATTCTGGAGAACCTGCAGTCGAGCGGCTTTAAGATGGCCGATCGCCTGATTGGAATGGACTTGGAGCATACCAAGTGCACGCTGAAGAAGCTGGCCCAGTGGCATGCAGCTTCTCTGAAGTACAAGGAGCTCCATGGGCCCTATCCATCCAAATACAACAATGGCATTTTCACAGAACAAACTGCACCTGTTTTTAAGGGTATATTCGCTCACACAAAGAAGTCCTTCATGGCAGAAGTGGCCAAGTTTGACGGCGTGGATGAGTACCTGCACAAATTG CCAGAGTTCTTGGATACTCATGTGGACAGAGTAATTGAAGATGCCAAAATAGATGAGCAAGAGTTTAATGTGCTCAATCATGGGGATGCCTGGATAAACAACATCATGTTCCAACACGACTCAGATGGTCGTGTCAAGGAAACCTTTCTGCTGGATCATCAAATCACGAAGTACGGAAATCCTGCCCAGGATCTGTATTACTTCATAATGAGCTCCACTCAACTGGACATCAAAGTCGATCAGTTTGACTACCTCATCCGATGGTATCACCAAAACTTGCAGGAGCATGCTAAGCTGTTGAACTACAACGGATTTGTTCCCTCTCTAAAGGAACTGCACGCCATTCTGATACAGCACCCAATTTTTG CTGCTGAAACCCTGCTCACCACCTTGTCGATGTGCCTGAACAAGACAACTGATGACTTTACCACGGATAGCTTTTTGGGAGATGATAAGAGTGCCGAATCGGTAAGGGCAGCCATTTTCAGTAACGAACGATATAGGGCCAACATAGAGCGAGTTATGCCTTGGTTAAATAGACGAGGACTGCTTGATTGA
- the LOC120451864 gene encoding heme oxygenase 2, with protein sequence MSATEETTADSQMPENVEDVEFVDMAFTKELRKATKDVHNLTDVLVNAKFALALSDDEVWYDGLLAFYELYKFFESHLPERLLPKEFHRTAAFERDFDYFYGSDWRKEYEIRPAVQKYLEHLEKIAAQNELLLFAYSYQMYMALMSGGQMLQKKRMIARKLWIFSKSDDEEQQKQADKEAELATARAADGSLNKDDLEARPMPAQVTICPPGCEATYFPEKISVLKAKLRRVFNNHYGAFDDDLRAAFIEESRNVFRLNIEVVRTIKGVNRANLRKLALALIFVSSIVVAVKFALK encoded by the exons ATGTCAGCGACTGAAGAAACAACAGCGGACAGTCAGATGCCCGAGAATGTGGAGGATGTGGAATTCGTGGACATGGCGTTCACAAAGGAGTTGCGTAAAGCCACTAAAGATGTGCATAATCTTACCGATGTTCTAGTAAATGCAAAGTTCGCACTTG CCCTTTCGGATGACGAGGTCTGGTACGATGGACTCCTGGCCTTCTACGAACTCTATAAATTCTTCGAGAGCCATCTTCCGGAGCGCCTGCTGCCCAAAGAATTCCACAGAACAGCGGCATTCGAAAGGGATTTCGACTATTTCTACGGCTCCGATTGGCGAAAGGAATACGAAATTCGTCCGGCGGTGCAGAAGTATCTCGAGCACCTGGAGAAGATTGCCGCCCAGAACGAACTCTTGCTGTTTGCCTACTCCTATCAAATGTACATGGCTTTGATGTCCGGCGGACAAATGCTGCAGAAGAAGCGTATGATCGCTCGCAAGCTGTGGATCTTTTCAAAGTCCGACGACGaggagcagcaaaagcagGCCGACAAGGAGGCCGAGTTGGCCACCGCCAGAGCGGCCGATGGATCTTTGAACAAAGACGACTTGGAGGCCAGACCAATGCCTGCCCAGGTTACCATTTGTCCCCCTGGATGTGAGGCCACATATTTTCCTGAAAAG ATCTCTGTCTTGAAGGCCAAACTAAGGCGCGTTTTCAACAATCACTACGGAGCTTTCGACGATGACTTGCGCGCTGCTTTTATCGAGGAAAGTCGTAACGTATTTCGCTTAAATATTGAAGTAGTACGGACCATTAAAGGCGTGAATCGTGCCAATCTTAGGAAGCTGGCCCTCGCACTAATCTTCGTTTCCAGTATTGTAGTGGCCGTAAAATTTGCTCTCAAGTAG
- the LOC120451865 gene encoding transcription initiation factor TFIID subunit 12 isoform X1 translates to MSDLFTTFDSNGVAEHHLHHNHNSTSSASGQFHDPPMASPSQHSPMTNNSNSSSQNGVPVSGLGTGTGMGTPSGGSKSSNHTSSAAGSENTPMLTKPRLTELVREVDTTTQLDEDVEELLLQIIDDFVEDTVKSTSAFAKHRKSNKIEVRDVQLHFERKYNMWIPGFGTDELRPYKRAAVTEAHKQRLALIRKTIKKY, encoded by the exons ATGTCGGATCTCTTTACCACTTTTGATAGCAACGGCGTCGCCGAGCACCACCTGCACCACAACCACAACTCCACATCGTCCGCCAGCGGACAGTTCCACGACCCACCCATGGCCTCGCCCTCCCAGCACAGTCCGATgaccaacaacagcaactcaTCCTCGCAGAACGGCGTTCCGGTTTCCGGTTTGGGCACGGGTACGGGCATGGGCACCCCATCTGGTGGTAGCAAGTCATCCAATCACACATCATCCGCCGCCGGCTCCGAGAACACTCCC ATGCTAACCAAGCCGCGTCTCACAGAACTCGTCCGAGAGGTGGATACCACCACACAACTGGACGAGGAtgtggaggagctgctgctccagaTCATCGACGACTTTGTTGAGGACACCGTCAAGTCCACGAGCGCCTTCGCCAAGCACCGAAAGTCCAACAAGATTGAGGTGCGCGACGTACAGCTGCACTTTGAACGGAAGTACAATATGTGGATACCCGGCTTCGGTACGGACGAACTGCGTCCCTACAAGCGGGCTGCCGTCACGGAGGCGCACAAACAGCGCCTGGCACTCATCCGAAAAACGATCAAGAAGTACTAG
- the LOC120451865 gene encoding transcription initiation factor TFIID subunit 12 isoform X2, translated as MASPSQHSPMTNNSNSSSQNGVPVSGLGTGTGMGTPSGGSKSSNHTSSAAGSENTPMLTKPRLTELVREVDTTTQLDEDVEELLLQIIDDFVEDTVKSTSAFAKHRKSNKIEVRDVQLHFERKYNMWIPGFGTDELRPYKRAAVTEAHKQRLALIRKTIKKY; from the exons ATGGCCTCGCCCTCCCAGCACAGTCCGATgaccaacaacagcaactcaTCCTCGCAGAACGGCGTTCCGGTTTCCGGTTTGGGCACGGGTACGGGCATGGGCACCCCATCTGGTGGTAGCAAGTCATCCAATCACACATCATCCGCCGCCGGCTCCGAGAACACTCCC ATGCTAACCAAGCCGCGTCTCACAGAACTCGTCCGAGAGGTGGATACCACCACACAACTGGACGAGGAtgtggaggagctgctgctccagaTCATCGACGACTTTGTTGAGGACACCGTCAAGTCCACGAGCGCCTTCGCCAAGCACCGAAAGTCCAACAAGATTGAGGTGCGCGACGTACAGCTGCACTTTGAACGGAAGTACAATATGTGGATACCCGGCTTCGGTACGGACGAACTGCGTCCCTACAAGCGGGCTGCCGTCACGGAGGCGCACAAACAGCGCCTGGCACTCATCCGAAAAACGATCAAGAAGTACTAG
- the LOC120452794 gene encoding zinc finger protein 91 isoform X1, with translation MKLPVICRTCDSTDTDNLLKLATPSKKYPDKLLSEILCELTEINVNKLDATGSQKLPQCLCSGCTKKLMGAYCYVKQALAANELLMKHLKNGGAPSSTDCLQEAPMELCAEQHVEVKLETEDEDCGENDVTITCSELPEPDEMDMESKKSVDPLTMIETVKLEMEPRSVEKPAEDDQSSDFEDEDSLDNLPLYNRIQKWKTGRKTVYKCQDCPRSFKRFDFLKRHEMRVHKPEARLYACSLCIRKFSRSEALEAHLKVHRNSKRSANISEHKKAKAVDVNLCKPHGYKLIECMICQSQYNKIADLRRHLEEHPDINSLCGRPNMESHELAELFYPDSKDLSEEQVINLIRKDLAAGIYQRFYSITNQSGYEMDLDSSETDSDLDGDPDDQQKRRKKSRKATYSCELCQQKFPRKYQLYDHQRQSHSWSDAPHVCGRCDGRFVSLQLLRHHNESQCRNAQKRFLCHKCPLRFRWKHNLKTHFREHRIINQTFECSECKRVFDKKKSLTVHLLSVHAEESKLIPCQWCSRKFYRHDYLVKHLKRHGLKEQDIPLAETLIAATSRPNGAKRITCRMCNLHFERIVDLRAHIQLELKLSLSLHQSYDSPHNYSITNESGFELQLEDSETEDEMQPGAGSRPVYMCELCSVQCKRKFEMIQHQRTMHRFDKMPHECDDCIFKCVSKSIMDHHRQGQCSSTEKKHPCGKCSYKFMWPENLEQHVLLQHSKSSVGNPAGVRRTPGTGELEKDATEDGVPLLQCPHCDRTYQMKSRLNNHIRDVHINGDRKRKEAIKRFLCSLCGMETRSAAALVTHMRRHTGEKPFKCDLCEMAFPRHSELASHRRMHTGEKPFHCTVCGKDFARSDKLKRHMLTHSGLKPHKCTYCEKSYRQAKDLKLHLQQHTGECPFVCGTCGERFIQSSTLEKHRLMRRHFDEVETWLRRQK, from the exons ATGAAGCTGCCGGTGATTTGTCGCACTTGCGACTCCACGGACACCGACAACCTTCTGAAGCTGGCCACGCCCTCGAAAAAGTATCCGGACAAGTTGCTTTCGGAGATTTTGTGCGAGCTAACCGAAATCAATGTAAACAAA CTGGATGCGACTGGCAGTCAGAAACTTCCGCAATGCTTGTGCAGCGGATGCACCAAGAAATTAATGGGCGCCTATTGCTATGTGAAGCAGGCGCTGGCCGCCAACGAACTTCTAATGAAGCATCTAAAGAACGGAGGTGCTCCATCGTCAACCGACTGCCTGCAGGAGGCGCCCATGGAGCTGTGTGCCGAGCAGCATGTGGAAGTGAAGCTGGAGACCGAGGATGAGGACTGTGGCGAAAACGATGTCACCATCACTTGCTCCGAGCTACCGGAACCGGACGAAATGGATATGGAGAGCAAAAAGTCCGTGGACCCTCTGACCATGATTGAGACTGTGAAACTGGAAATGGAGCCAAGGAGCGTTGAGAAACCAGCGGAAGACGATCAGTCATCGGACTTTGAAGATGAAGA CTCCCTAGATAATTTGCCGCTGTATAATCGCATTCAAAAGTGGAAAACAGGAAGGAAGACTGTATATAAATGTCAGGATTGCCCGAGGAGTTTTAAACGATTCGACTTTCTAAAACGCCATGAAATGCGCGTTCATAAGCCAGAAGCTCGATTGTACGCCTGTTCACTTTGCATTCGCAAGTTCAGCCGCAGCGAAGCCCTCGAAGCGCACCTGAAAGTTCACCGGAATTCAAAACGATCGGCGAACATTAGCGAGCACAAGAAGGCAAAGGCCGTGGATGTGAATCTCTGCAAACCGCATGGGTACAAGCTTATTGAGTGCATGATTTGCCAGAGCCAATACAACAAGATTGCTGATCTACGACGACATTTGGAGGAGCACCCCGATATTAACAGTCTATGTGGTCGACCAAATATGGAGTCCCATGAGCTGGCGGAGCTGTTTTATCCCGATTCCAAGGACCTCAGTGAGGAGCAGGTAATCAACTTGATTCGCAAGGACCTGGCGGCAGGTATCTATCAGCGTTTCTATTCGATAACGAATCAAAGTGGCTACGAAATGGATCTGGACAGCTCGGAGACAGACAGCGATCTGGACGGGGATCCTGATGACCAGCAAAAGAGGCGAAAAAAGTCGCGCAAAGCCACCTACAGCTGCGAACTGTGCCAGCAAAAGTTCCCGCGAAAATATCAGCTTTATGACCACCAGCGACAGAGCCACAGTTGGTCAGACGCCCCTCATGTTTGCGGGCGATGTGATGGACGTTTTGTTAgtctgcagctgctgcggcaCCACAACGAGTCGCAGTGTAGGAATGCACAAAAACGATTTCTCTGTCACAAATGCCCGCTGCGCTTCCGCTGGAAACACAACCTGAAAACACACTTCCGCGAACACAGGATAATA AATCAAACCTTTGAATGTTCCGAGTGCAAACGTGTCTTTGACAAAAAGAAATCCCTCACCGTTCACCTGCTTAGCGTACATGCGGAGGAATCAAAGCTGATTCCCTGCCAGTGGTGCAGTCGCAAATTCTATCGGCACGACTACTTGGTCAAGCACCTGAAGCGCCACGGTTTGAAAGAGCAGGACATTCCCTTGGCAGAAACATTGATTGCTGCCACCTCTCGGCCAAACGGTGCAAAGCGCATTACCTGCCGCATGTGCAATCTGCATTTCGAGCGTATTGTTGATCTGCGCGCCCATATCCAGTTGGAGCTCAAGCTATCCCTGTCGCTACACCAGAGCTACGACTCTCCGCACAATTACTCGATAACAAACGAATCTGGCTTTGAACTGCAGCTCGAGGATTCGGAAACCGAGGACGAGATGCAGCCCGGTGCTGGCAGTCGACCCGTCTATATGTGCGAGCTGTGCAGCGTGCAGTGCAAGCGGAAGTTCGAAATGATCCAGCATCAACGGACGATGCATCGCTTTGACAAAATGCCACACGAATGCGACGACTGCATCTTTAAATGTGTCTCCAAG AGCATTATGGACCATCACCGGCAAGGCCAGTGTAGTAGTACAGAAAAGAAGCATCCATGCGGCAAGTGCTCCTACAAGTTCATGTGGCCAGAGAACTTAGAGCAGCATGTTCTTCTGCAACACAGCAAGTCTTCCGTTGGCAATCCAGCTGGCGTCAGACGCACGCCAGGTACCGGTGAACTGGAAAAGGATGCCACTGAGGACGGAGTGCCGCTGCTACAGTGTCCGCACTGCGATCGCACATACCAGATGAAGTCTCGCCTGAACAACCACATTCGCGATGTGCACATTAACGGCGACCGCAAGCGCAAGGAGGCTATCAAGCGCTTCCTCTGCTCCCTGTGCGGAATGGAGACGAGATCAGCTGCCGCCCTTGTCACACATATGCGACGCCACACTGGCGAGAAGCCCTTTAAGTGCGATCTGTGCGAGATGGCCTTTCCCCGCCACTCAGAGCTGGCCTCGCACCGCCGGATGCACACCGGCGAGAAGCCATTCCACTGCACCGTCTGCGGCAAGGACTTTGCACGCTCAGATAAGCTTAAGCGCCATATGCTCACGCACAGCGGTTTAAAGCCGCACAAATGCACATACTGCGAGAAGAGCTACCGCCAGGCCAAGGACCTCAAGCTTCATCTCCAGCAGCACACCGGAGAATGTCCTTTTGTGTGCGGCACCTGTGGCGAGCGCTTCATCCAGAGCAGCACGCTGGAGAAGCATCGGTTGATGCGGCGTCACTTCGACGAGGTGGAGACGTGGCTGAGGCGCCAAAAGTAA
- the LOC120452794 gene encoding zinc finger protein 271 isoform X2 — MKLPVICRTCDSTDTDNLLKLATPSKKYPDKLLSEILCELTEINLDATGSQKLPQCLCSGCTKKLMGAYCYVKQALAANELLMKHLKNGGAPSSTDCLQEAPMELCAEQHVEVKLETEDEDCGENDVTITCSELPEPDEMDMESKKSVDPLTMIETVKLEMEPRSVEKPAEDDQSSDFEDEDSLDNLPLYNRIQKWKTGRKTVYKCQDCPRSFKRFDFLKRHEMRVHKPEARLYACSLCIRKFSRSEALEAHLKVHRNSKRSANISEHKKAKAVDVNLCKPHGYKLIECMICQSQYNKIADLRRHLEEHPDINSLCGRPNMESHELAELFYPDSKDLSEEQVINLIRKDLAAGIYQRFYSITNQSGYEMDLDSSETDSDLDGDPDDQQKRRKKSRKATYSCELCQQKFPRKYQLYDHQRQSHSWSDAPHVCGRCDGRFVSLQLLRHHNESQCRNAQKRFLCHKCPLRFRWKHNLKTHFREHRIINQTFECSECKRVFDKKKSLTVHLLSVHAEESKLIPCQWCSRKFYRHDYLVKHLKRHGLKEQDIPLAETLIAATSRPNGAKRITCRMCNLHFERIVDLRAHIQLELKLSLSLHQSYDSPHNYSITNESGFELQLEDSETEDEMQPGAGSRPVYMCELCSVQCKRKFEMIQHQRTMHRFDKMPHECDDCIFKCVSKSIMDHHRQGQCSSTEKKHPCGKCSYKFMWPENLEQHVLLQHSKSSVGNPAGVRRTPGTGELEKDATEDGVPLLQCPHCDRTYQMKSRLNNHIRDVHINGDRKRKEAIKRFLCSLCGMETRSAAALVTHMRRHTGEKPFKCDLCEMAFPRHSELASHRRMHTGEKPFHCTVCGKDFARSDKLKRHMLTHSGLKPHKCTYCEKSYRQAKDLKLHLQQHTGECPFVCGTCGERFIQSSTLEKHRLMRRHFDEVETWLRRQK, encoded by the exons ATGAAGCTGCCGGTGATTTGTCGCACTTGCGACTCCACGGACACCGACAACCTTCTGAAGCTGGCCACGCCCTCGAAAAAGTATCCGGACAAGTTGCTTTCGGAGATTTTGTGCGAGCTAACCGAAATCAAT CTGGATGCGACTGGCAGTCAGAAACTTCCGCAATGCTTGTGCAGCGGATGCACCAAGAAATTAATGGGCGCCTATTGCTATGTGAAGCAGGCGCTGGCCGCCAACGAACTTCTAATGAAGCATCTAAAGAACGGAGGTGCTCCATCGTCAACCGACTGCCTGCAGGAGGCGCCCATGGAGCTGTGTGCCGAGCAGCATGTGGAAGTGAAGCTGGAGACCGAGGATGAGGACTGTGGCGAAAACGATGTCACCATCACTTGCTCCGAGCTACCGGAACCGGACGAAATGGATATGGAGAGCAAAAAGTCCGTGGACCCTCTGACCATGATTGAGACTGTGAAACTGGAAATGGAGCCAAGGAGCGTTGAGAAACCAGCGGAAGACGATCAGTCATCGGACTTTGAAGATGAAGA CTCCCTAGATAATTTGCCGCTGTATAATCGCATTCAAAAGTGGAAAACAGGAAGGAAGACTGTATATAAATGTCAGGATTGCCCGAGGAGTTTTAAACGATTCGACTTTCTAAAACGCCATGAAATGCGCGTTCATAAGCCAGAAGCTCGATTGTACGCCTGTTCACTTTGCATTCGCAAGTTCAGCCGCAGCGAAGCCCTCGAAGCGCACCTGAAAGTTCACCGGAATTCAAAACGATCGGCGAACATTAGCGAGCACAAGAAGGCAAAGGCCGTGGATGTGAATCTCTGCAAACCGCATGGGTACAAGCTTATTGAGTGCATGATTTGCCAGAGCCAATACAACAAGATTGCTGATCTACGACGACATTTGGAGGAGCACCCCGATATTAACAGTCTATGTGGTCGACCAAATATGGAGTCCCATGAGCTGGCGGAGCTGTTTTATCCCGATTCCAAGGACCTCAGTGAGGAGCAGGTAATCAACTTGATTCGCAAGGACCTGGCGGCAGGTATCTATCAGCGTTTCTATTCGATAACGAATCAAAGTGGCTACGAAATGGATCTGGACAGCTCGGAGACAGACAGCGATCTGGACGGGGATCCTGATGACCAGCAAAAGAGGCGAAAAAAGTCGCGCAAAGCCACCTACAGCTGCGAACTGTGCCAGCAAAAGTTCCCGCGAAAATATCAGCTTTATGACCACCAGCGACAGAGCCACAGTTGGTCAGACGCCCCTCATGTTTGCGGGCGATGTGATGGACGTTTTGTTAgtctgcagctgctgcggcaCCACAACGAGTCGCAGTGTAGGAATGCACAAAAACGATTTCTCTGTCACAAATGCCCGCTGCGCTTCCGCTGGAAACACAACCTGAAAACACACTTCCGCGAACACAGGATAATA AATCAAACCTTTGAATGTTCCGAGTGCAAACGTGTCTTTGACAAAAAGAAATCCCTCACCGTTCACCTGCTTAGCGTACATGCGGAGGAATCAAAGCTGATTCCCTGCCAGTGGTGCAGTCGCAAATTCTATCGGCACGACTACTTGGTCAAGCACCTGAAGCGCCACGGTTTGAAAGAGCAGGACATTCCCTTGGCAGAAACATTGATTGCTGCCACCTCTCGGCCAAACGGTGCAAAGCGCATTACCTGCCGCATGTGCAATCTGCATTTCGAGCGTATTGTTGATCTGCGCGCCCATATCCAGTTGGAGCTCAAGCTATCCCTGTCGCTACACCAGAGCTACGACTCTCCGCACAATTACTCGATAACAAACGAATCTGGCTTTGAACTGCAGCTCGAGGATTCGGAAACCGAGGACGAGATGCAGCCCGGTGCTGGCAGTCGACCCGTCTATATGTGCGAGCTGTGCAGCGTGCAGTGCAAGCGGAAGTTCGAAATGATCCAGCATCAACGGACGATGCATCGCTTTGACAAAATGCCACACGAATGCGACGACTGCATCTTTAAATGTGTCTCCAAG AGCATTATGGACCATCACCGGCAAGGCCAGTGTAGTAGTACAGAAAAGAAGCATCCATGCGGCAAGTGCTCCTACAAGTTCATGTGGCCAGAGAACTTAGAGCAGCATGTTCTTCTGCAACACAGCAAGTCTTCCGTTGGCAATCCAGCTGGCGTCAGACGCACGCCAGGTACCGGTGAACTGGAAAAGGATGCCACTGAGGACGGAGTGCCGCTGCTACAGTGTCCGCACTGCGATCGCACATACCAGATGAAGTCTCGCCTGAACAACCACATTCGCGATGTGCACATTAACGGCGACCGCAAGCGCAAGGAGGCTATCAAGCGCTTCCTCTGCTCCCTGTGCGGAATGGAGACGAGATCAGCTGCCGCCCTTGTCACACATATGCGACGCCACACTGGCGAGAAGCCCTTTAAGTGCGATCTGTGCGAGATGGCCTTTCCCCGCCACTCAGAGCTGGCCTCGCACCGCCGGATGCACACCGGCGAGAAGCCATTCCACTGCACCGTCTGCGGCAAGGACTTTGCACGCTCAGATAAGCTTAAGCGCCATATGCTCACGCACAGCGGTTTAAAGCCGCACAAATGCACATACTGCGAGAAGAGCTACCGCCAGGCCAAGGACCTCAAGCTTCATCTCCAGCAGCACACCGGAGAATGTCCTTTTGTGTGCGGCACCTGTGGCGAGCGCTTCATCCAGAGCAGCACGCTGGAGAAGCATCGGTTGATGCGGCGTCACTTCGACGAGGTGGAGACGTGGCTGAGGCGCCAAAAGTAA
- the LOC120452795 gene encoding peptidyl-prolyl cis-trans isomerase FKBP2 yields MKLTYILLICAFVAATAASDPKVKIGIKKRVENCTRKAKGGDLVHVHYRGALQDGTEFDSSYSRGTPFSFTLGARQVIKGWDQGILGMCEGEQRKLTIPPELGYGASGAGGGKIPPNAVLVFDTELMKIEPRSGSEEL; encoded by the exons ATGAAGTTAACTTATATTTTGTTAATCTGCGCTTTTGTGGCCGCCACCGCTGCCAGCGACCCAAAGGTGAAGATCGGCATTAAAAAGCGGGTGGAGAACTGCACCAGGAAGGCCAAGGGCGGCGATCTCGTCCACGTGCACTACCGA GGAGCACTGCAGGATGGAACCGAGTTCGATAGCAGCTACTCCCGCGGCACGCCCTTCTCCTTTACCCTGGGAGCGCGTCAGGTGATCAAGGGCTGGGATCAGGGAATCCTTGGCATGTGTGAGGGTGAGCAGCGCAAGCTGACGATTCCGCCAGAACTGGGATACGGAGCAAGTGGAGCAGGTGGCGGAAAGATTCCCCCGAATGCGGTACTCGTCTTCGATACGGAGCTGATGAAAATCGAACCGCGCTCTGGATCTGAAGAGCTGTAA